gaggactACCCCCTGACCTTGAGTTCTACTGAGCTGTCGTGAACATAATTGAAAAACGGGGGTCAAATATTTGGGCACTTGGAAAATACAGCTTTTACACGTATAGCCTGAGGTATAAAGTCTTTTTATACTTTGTTATAAATGCTGTTATAGAAAGAAACACGCAGCGTACTGATCCGTATCCACTGGTTAAAGCCCGGTTCCCAGAGCATTTCTTCTTTCGCAGTGGGAGGAATGGTTATGACATGCAGTGAGCATTGGATCCTGTTGTCACATCCAGAGACTTCACTGTTGCTCAGAGATATCATTTGCCTCCTCTGGTGGCAGGAGGCAGCACTGCAACTcccatgtcatttttttgtacatatctttatacaactgattttttttgtatatagaaGAACAGTATTTTTTCTAAATGTACTTCAGTTTTAACTGTACTTTCACGATTTTTTATAGAGAAAAAAGCTCATAAACTATATAGCTATAGTAAAAACACAATCTCCAAATACTGTAGTCCACCTGTCTCTGTGAGGCAAACAGGAACAGTGACTGAACTACATCTCCCAGGATGCCATTCAGCAGCTGTCATGGTTGTCTCACTccagtgtttgtgttttctctGCAGGAAATGGCCAGCACTCTTGCACAGAAACACCTGAGGTCCATCATATTGAATGTAAGTACGGCACACTGCGAATAACAGAAAGTGACTGAGCTGGAAAAATCACTTCTCTTTGAGCACAAAGACAGTTTTGCTTGCCCTTTGATTTCTGATTGTACTGGGAATAATTAAATACCTAATTACATTTACCTAGGCTATAAAGCCAAAGTAtaagccagcgccatctagtgcacagcattGTATTatcaaaaaaaaccaaaagaaaaaaaacgagggaaacttgatccaaagggGCAGATCATTAGATGGTGtcggctcttacttctataaaacACTGTCAAATCTGTCCTGTGTTGCATATATCTGATCTAGCAGCAACTGGACAACCATTTAGTGTATCTTTtggtgttttgtattttatttgttacagCTTCTAGACCACTTGCAATAGCGTTTTGCATATGTTTGGGAGAAATTTTTAGAATTCAACTTGAAGGCTGTTCTCTTTTCACCAGACTCAAGACTCGCAGCGTGCAAGTGCCGTTATCTCAATGACAGTGAAGCATTGccaacacagggcagcagtgtggagtagtggttagggctctggactcttgaccggagggtcgtgggttcaatcccttgagcaaggtacttcacctcgattgctccagtaaaaacccaactgtataaatgggtaattgtatgtaaaaataatgtgatatcttgtaacaattgtaagttgccctggataagggcgtctgctaagaaatgtaataataataataataataataacaccaaggGCGTGCACAAGGGGGGCAGGCAGCGGCACTGGCCCCTCAAATAATcctctccaaaatattgatttctgctgctcgctctctctctgtctctctctctctcctctgtctcgcTCTCAATTTCaattgctttattggcatgactgattttttacaagtattgccaaagcaatgttgggtaaattccatctttacaatgaacatttaaaacatgtaaataaaacaacacagtacttcaaacacatcacaacaacaataataatgagaataatgatatacatttatatatgtattctataacatttatttatttatttatttatttatttatttatctatctatctatctatcttttcctccctgtgtgaggagcctcagtgtcactccctgttcctcaggctgtggcaggcgcttgtgtactgggctgccactTCTATACAGCTTGTGTGCTCACCAAGGAGGATGGGGAGTTTTTCTGGGTCTGGCAAGTCTGAGAAATCTGtgcagagattttgtatttttgtgaagaaggcttcccttatattcttatattttgtgcactgcagtaaaaagtgtatctctgtctcgacctgatTGAGCTGACAATGATCACACAgcctgtcctctttgggcagccatgtctgcctgtgtcggcccttctccatggccaggctgtgctcactgagcctgtactttgttaaggtctgtctctgtttactgtttttcaccctgatcaggtattcagccagggtgtagtgtctttttagggcccaATAGCATTccaatttgctttgtgttttagtgtgtgtaTCCTAATGAATaagatatttttgtttgttttgtgctataaTTTGGGTTACTCTGATTATATGTGTTAGAGTGGAGCTGTCCTGAAGCTagttggtgttagtgtgtgttagtgcagtgagcttcaggaccagctggctgaggtgactcctctctgggctctgctcttggtattgcagggctttatggtgGTAAGAGTTTATGTTACTATTTTTTAGATGGAGCCAAAATGtaattgctctctctctctctctttctctctctctctctctctctctctctctctctctctctctctctctctctctctctctctctctctctctctctctctctctctctctctctagcacaTCATCCGTGGGAACCGTCCAATCAAGGCGGAGATGGCACACCAGCTGTATGTGCTGCAGGTGCTGACCTTTAACCTTCTGGAGGAGCGCATGATGACCAAGATGGACCCCAGTGACCAGGTAAGCCACACCCGGGCCGAACCGGACTAAAGCCGGCCAAATGAGTGACCGACAGGAGCTGAGCAAGCAATGATGTATGACACATGTTTGTGATGATTgagcctctctctctgtggttCCCTCAGACTCAGAGAGACATCATCTTTGAGCTGCGCAGGGTAGTCTTCGATGCAGAGTCTGATcccaacagcagcagcacagagaaGCGCAAGACCATGTACACAAAGGACTACAAGATGCTGGGCTTCACTGTGAGTGTGCTGAATACGAGGGCTCCATCCAGATTGAAGCTTACAAATATGTGCCCTGTCTGGGGCACTGGTAgtgtaggaaagagaactccactcagcactgcagagcgctctagtagtataggaaagagaactccactcagcactgcagtaATAAAGGAACGATCCCTCAAAACAGCTGTCCGTCTTGATTTTTTTTCAGTATAAGACCCTAAAACTtgtcctagttttttttttcagaactgatcacatttttttaaacgtCTACACGGCAGTAAACTAAATTCTTTAGAAATGATGTACACATTTATACTTTAAACAGTCAGTTGTAAACTAAAAATAAGCCACCAGAAAAAAGGTTTCATCAAACATTTGTTGGTACCAGATAATCTCAGGTGGCTGATGCAATCCATGTGACTCTTCGGGGCTGTAAAATCTCTAATAATACAGCTGTGGTTTATCAGGGTAGAAGGTGGTCAaaatcaagcagacaaatgttgaGACAAAATGTCTCTCACAATGTCTTCTGGAGAGCCGCACGCTGTCCCTCACATTTAAGCTTAAATGTTTTTATGATCTAGTATTGTAGCTTATTATTAAACGACCGAGTTGTTTTTCAAATCGTTCCGTCTCTATAAATATATATCCTGTGTTATACATTCAGATGATTGAGCCTCTCTTTTTTAGCAGCTCAGATCTCATGTATATTTTTAGACACCTAATCCAATCGCTTGGCGTCAGCCCTTGCAGTCTGTGCCGTAGCTGCTCTGTAGAGTGAGTCTGTGATGAGTCTTCTCCCTCCTCAGAATCATGTGAACCCTGCTATGGATTTCACCCAGACTCCCCCGGGGATGCTGGCCCTGGACAACATGCTGTACCTGGCCAAGGGGCACCAGGACACCTACATCCGGGTAAGCAGCCAGGAAACCAGCTTGATAACCGGGGCtaaaatgtttgtcttttaacaaaatggtcaGTAAATGACATTTGATTGTATTACACGTCATACAATCAGCCACTCAGGACATCACATGTGTTGTGATACATATGGCGTCACAGCCTGCATATCGTGATAGGTATCGTATCATGAGGTAAGTGCATCGTTACACCCCTAGTGATATGTTTGTGAGCCGGGGGTAGCACTCCTTTCAGTGGCTCTTTCTGTTTTCTTCCCTCCCAGATCGTGCTGGAGAACAGCAGCCGGGAAGATAAACACGAGTGTCCGTTTGGACGCTGCGCCATCGAGCTGACGAGAATGCTGTGCGAGATCCTGCAGGTCGGAGAGCTGCGTGAGTGTCCtcaaccgagagagagagaggggggcggGGTTACTGCAGGAAGGGCTTCTACCAATGGAATCATTCCATAAGTCactcaatcagtcaatcaaaacctttatttatccagatgagtcaattgagaacaaattctcatttaaaatgaccagctggcaagaggctcacaccaccacagcaaacataaaacacaacaaGAAGTGAAAAACACATAATCATAAATCATGAATTTCAGCAACAACTTAGCAGGTACAGATGTCAGTCAGCAATTGTTGAGTCTCACGAGGGCTGCAATGACTATCACCCCATGTTCTCTCTCCCTAGCTAACGAGGGCTGCAATGACTATCACCCCATGTTCTCTCTCCCTAGCTAACGAGGGCTGCAGTGACTATCACCCCATGTTCTCTCTCCCTAGCTAACGAGGGCTGCAATGACTATCACCCCATGTTCTTCACTCACGATCGCGCCTGGGAGGAGTTCTTCTGTGTCTGCATCCAGCTGCTCAACAAAACCTGGAAAGAGATGAGAGCCACAGCCGAGGACTTCAACAAGGTGAGAGTGAAAGAGGAGGCTGAGGCTTCAGCACAGACTGACAGGCTACTGGAGTGCCCCTTTATTTACACATTGAAGTGGGTAATGTCGCTATCTCCTGCCACAGCACCATAGATTTGATGCCACCTGAAATACTCGAGACTGTGCAGCAAAGGAAACGATTGGTTGGGTACCTTTCTGATGAAAAATTAATAGTCTtgtcaaataaaatgaaaaaaaaaacattaattttgcaaaaaaaaagcaacagctttatttcaaaatacaactttttttttttacttgtcccTTTTGCTTTTAGGTTATGTGGACAGAGAATTGAACTGAGTCAGTCAAGCCGATAGTACAGTGAGCAGTCTGGAATATGAACTGTCACTATTGTGGAAACTTGTGTTGAATTGATCTGTGTGTTGATCTGTGTTGAATGTGTGtgttatctttgtgtgtgtgtgtgtgtgtgtgtattgatctGTGTATGTTGATCTGTGTGTGTTGATATGATCTGTTTGTTgaattgctctgtgtgtgtgtgtgtgtgtgtgctctctgtacaggtgatgcaggtggtGCGGGAGCAGATCACTCGCGCTCTGGGGATGAAGCCCAACTCTCTGGACCAGTTCAAGGTTAAACTGCGTGGGCTGAGCTACTCTGAGATCCTGAGACTGAGGCAGTCAGAGAGAATGAGCCAGGATGACTTCCAGTCTCCTCCCATCATGTGAGTCACACGCTGACTTCAGAACCCCTCCGACGCTGTCATATTCAAACCGGGAGTGTTCGATTCGAAATGTTTAAACTTGAACCATCAAGAAAGCCATCAGGAGTGCTTTTAATTCTGGTAGACTACAACCAGCAATGTGGATGAGACTACATGTGCACAGTCTTGTTCATGAGATCTCTGTGATGCAGTGAGGCATCGCCCCAGTCTTGTTCATGAGATCTCTATGAAACAGTGAGGCATCACTCCAGACTTGTTCATGAGATCTCTATGATGCAGTGAGGCATCGCTCCAGTCATGTTCATGAGATCTCTATGATGCAGTGAGGCATCGCTCCAGTCTTGTTCATGAGATCTCTATGATGCAGTGAGGCATCGCTCCAGTCATGTTCATGAGATCTCTATGATGCAGTGAGGCATCGCTCCAGTCTTGTTCATGAGATCTCTATGATGCAGTGAGGCATCGCTCCAGTCTTGTTCATGAGATCTCTATGATGCTGTGAGGCATCGTCCCAGTCTTGTTCATGAGATCTCTGTGATGGTTATCCTCGTCTCCGCTGTGTCCCTCCAGTGAGCTGCGGGAACGCATCCAGCCTGAGATCCTGGAGCTGATCAAACAGCAGCGTTTCAACCGGCTGTGCGAGGGGAGCTGCTTCCGCAAGATTGGGAACCGCCGACGGCAAGGTAGGGCCCCAGAGGCTTCTCCAGCGGcacgctgcagagctgagagagggGAGCTGTAGCAAGGTAAAGGTGGAATGGAAAGGATTTAAAAAACATGGATTGCCTTACCCACGTGTCAGTCATGTTTCCATTTCTTATCTCTAGTCTTTATTATCTTATTACTGCTCCATCTTTATTTCCTTATAAATGTCTCCCATAGTAACTGCAAAGCTAAGTGCagtaaaacatagtgaaagcatatgCAAGCACTGTACCGAATAGAAACTCTGTAGTCATGGATACAGACCACCTACACTAAAGTCAGTCCTGGctgagtgtctctctctctctccccctctcatgAAGGCAGCAGTAGAATAATAAATGAGAGAAAGCAGTGTGTCAGATAGGAGTGAAGTATAAGGGCTTCGGTCCCAGTCCTGTGGTTTATCCTCTTCTCTCTTCctccacccctccccctctcttcacAGAGAAGTTCTGGTTCTGCCGCCTCTCTCTGAATCACAAGGTCCTTCACTATGGAGA
The Acipenser ruthenus chromosome 18, fAciRut3.2 maternal haplotype, whole genome shotgun sequence DNA segment above includes these coding regions:
- the LOC117420410 gene encoding engulfment and cell motility protein 2 isoform X4 — protein: MAHQLYVLQVLTFNLLEERMMTKMDPSDQTQRDIIFELRRVVFDAESDPNSSSTEKRKTMYTKDYKMLGFTNHVNPAMDFTQTPPGMLALDNMLYLAKGHQDTYIRIVLENSSREDKHECPFGRCAIELTRMLCEILQVGELPNEGCNDYHPMFFTHDRAWEEFFCVCIQLLNKTWKEMRATAEDFNKVMQVVREQITRALGMKPNSLDQFKVKLRGLSYSEILRLRQSERMSQDDFQSPPIIELRERIQPEILELIKQQRFNRLCEGSCFRKIGNRRRQEKFWFCRLSLNHKVLHYGDLEELPQGEVPFESLTDKIPVADIKSVVTGKDCPHMKEKSALKQNKEVLELAFSILHDPDEALNFVAPNKYEYCIWTDGLSALIGREMGSELTRSDLDTLLSMEMKLRLLDLENIQIPEAPPPIPKEPSSYNFVYHYG